Proteins co-encoded in one Actinomadura luteofluorescens genomic window:
- a CDS encoding AAA family ATPase codes for MAALASDAELLLLDEPTSGLDPLMEEVFQECVREERRDGRTVLLSSHILSEVEALCDRVTIIRKGVAVESGTLDELRHLTRTSIDAELASSPDGLPLPGAHDVRIDGNKIRFEVDTPELDAALRQLTEVGVRSLSSRPPTLEELFLRHYKDELASEAAR; via the coding sequence ATCGCCGCGCTGGCGTCCGACGCCGAGCTGCTGCTGCTCGACGAGCCCACCTCCGGCCTGGACCCCCTCATGGAGGAGGTGTTCCAGGAGTGCGTCCGGGAGGAGCGGCGCGACGGCCGGACCGTGCTGCTGTCCAGCCACATCCTGTCCGAGGTCGAGGCGCTCTGCGACCGCGTGACGATCATCCGCAAGGGCGTCGCGGTGGAGTCCGGGACGCTGGACGAGCTGCGGCACCTGACCCGCACGTCCATCGACGCCGAGCTGGCGTCGTCCCCGGACGGGCTGCCCCTGCCCGGCGCGCACGACGTCCGGATCGACGGCAACAAGATCCGCTTCGAGGTGGACACGCCCGAGCTGGACGCGGCGCTGCGGCAGCTCACCGAGGTCGGCGTGCGGAGCCTGAGCAGCCGCCCGCCGACGCTGGAGGAGCTCTTCCTGCGCCACTACAAGGACGAGCTCGCATCGGAGGCCGCCCGATGA
- a CDS encoding TetR/AcrR family transcriptional regulator has protein sequence MATRERADDLTGRARIRDAALLEFAEHGVKGATIRGIAKAAGVSPALVQHHYGTKEALRAACDEHVIEVIRETKQEALRGGMANPSFLGIAMRTALPVQRYLARALTDRSAAAAVLFDDAVAFSEEMLERGAPGMAAPSTDDLHGYATVLTGMSFGVIVLHEHMSRALGADVLLGDGYPRMALAMLDVLDDRLLSPELVAQARAALKNLPAPGGRPLDEEDR, from the coding sequence ATGGCGACGCGGGAGCGGGCCGACGACCTGACCGGGCGCGCCCGGATCAGGGACGCGGCCCTGCTGGAGTTCGCCGAGCACGGGGTGAAGGGCGCCACGATCCGGGGCATCGCCAAGGCCGCCGGGGTGTCGCCCGCCCTCGTCCAGCACCACTACGGGACGAAGGAGGCCCTGCGCGCGGCCTGCGACGAGCACGTGATCGAGGTGATCCGCGAGACCAAGCAGGAGGCCCTGCGCGGCGGGATGGCCAATCCGAGCTTCCTCGGCATCGCCATGCGGACGGCCCTGCCGGTCCAGCGCTACCTGGCCCGCGCCCTGACCGACCGATCGGCCGCCGCGGCCGTGCTCTTCGACGACGCGGTCGCGTTCAGCGAGGAGATGCTCGAACGCGGCGCCCCCGGCATGGCCGCGCCGAGCACCGACGACCTGCACGGCTACGCGACCGTCCTGACCGGCATGAGCTTCGGCGTGATCGTCCTGCACGAGCACATGTCCAGGGCCCTCGGCGCCGACGTCCTCCTGGGCGACGGCTACCCCCGCATGGCGCTGGCGATGCTGGACGTCCTCGACGACCGGCTCCTGTCGCCCGAACTGGTGGCGCAGGCGCGCGCCGCCCTGAAGAACCTGCCCGCCCCCGGCGGGCGACCCCTCGACGAGGAGGACCGGTGA
- a CDS encoding thiamine pyrophosphate-requiring protein has product MAQQVADYVLRRLTEWGVKRVYGYPGDGINGLLGAFDRAEGEPEFVQTRHEEMAAFMACGHAKFTGEVGVCAATSGPGAIHLLNGLYDAKLDHQPVVAIVGQQKRLAQGTHYQQEVNLENLFSDVSEFCQIVMHPGQMRHVIDRAFKTALTTRGVSTIIIPEDVQEADAVPSPPKEHGSVYSSVGWSRPRVLPDPDELRKAADVLNEGTKVAMLIGQGAAGAEAEVIETAELLGAGIAKALLGREVVPDDLPFVTGPIGLLGSKASDEMMMNCDVLFMIGTSFPYAEWLPDEGSCRGVEIDIDGRMIGIRYPMDAHVVGDAKETLRELIPLLRRKEDRSWREEIEENVRAWDAVMDKRAAQSFEGKINPQAVAHELSPLLPDGAILTADSGSATNWWARHIKLRDGMRASLSGTLATMGPGVPYAIAARFAYPDRPVICFVGDGAFQMNGMNEMLTVKRYADRMAGSPLIFAVFNNQDLNQVTWEQRAMGGDPKYEGSQRIPDFPYSKYAELCGLKGIYCDDPGKVTDAWREALASDRPVVLEFVVDNEIAPIPPHIMKDQARKAVKAGLRDPQKLGIAARGFRQKLTDMYENMPGRRHD; this is encoded by the coding sequence ATGGCGCAGCAAGTGGCCGACTACGTCCTCCGGCGGCTGACCGAGTGGGGCGTGAAGCGCGTCTACGGATATCCGGGCGACGGCATCAACGGGCTGCTCGGCGCGTTCGACCGCGCCGAGGGCGAGCCGGAGTTCGTCCAGACGCGGCACGAGGAGATGGCCGCGTTCATGGCCTGCGGCCACGCGAAGTTCACCGGCGAGGTCGGCGTGTGCGCGGCGACGTCCGGTCCGGGCGCGATCCACCTGCTGAACGGCCTGTACGACGCGAAGCTGGACCACCAGCCGGTCGTGGCGATCGTCGGGCAGCAGAAGCGCCTGGCGCAGGGCACGCACTACCAGCAGGAGGTCAACCTGGAGAACCTGTTCTCCGACGTCTCGGAGTTCTGCCAGATCGTCATGCACCCCGGCCAGATGCGGCACGTCATCGACCGGGCGTTCAAGACCGCCCTGACCACCCGCGGCGTATCGACGATCATCATTCCGGAGGACGTCCAGGAGGCCGACGCGGTGCCGTCGCCGCCCAAGGAGCACGGCTCGGTGTACTCCAGCGTGGGGTGGAGCAGGCCCCGCGTGCTGCCCGACCCCGACGAGCTGCGCAAGGCCGCCGACGTCCTCAACGAGGGCACGAAGGTCGCGATGCTGATCGGCCAGGGCGCCGCCGGCGCCGAGGCCGAGGTGATCGAGACGGCCGAGCTGCTCGGCGCCGGCATCGCCAAGGCGCTGCTCGGCCGCGAGGTCGTCCCCGACGACCTGCCGTTCGTCACCGGTCCCATCGGCCTGCTCGGGTCCAAGGCCAGCGACGAGATGATGATGAACTGCGACGTGCTGTTCATGATCGGCACGAGCTTCCCGTACGCCGAGTGGCTGCCGGACGAGGGCAGCTGCCGGGGCGTCGAGATCGACATCGACGGGCGCATGATCGGCATCCGCTACCCGATGGACGCGCACGTCGTCGGGGACGCGAAGGAGACGCTCCGGGAGCTGATCCCGCTGCTGCGCCGCAAGGAGGACCGCTCCTGGCGCGAGGAGATCGAGGAGAACGTCCGCGCCTGGGACGCGGTCATGGACAAGCGGGCCGCCCAGAGCTTCGAGGGAAAGATCAACCCGCAGGCCGTGGCGCACGAGCTGTCGCCGCTGCTGCCGGACGGCGCGATCCTCACCGCCGACTCCGGGTCGGCCACCAACTGGTGGGCCCGGCACATCAAGCTCCGCGACGGGATGCGGGCGTCGCTGTCGGGCACCCTCGCCACGATGGGGCCCGGCGTCCCGTACGCCATCGCCGCCCGGTTCGCCTACCCCGACCGGCCGGTGATCTGCTTCGTCGGCGACGGCGCGTTCCAGATGAACGGGATGAACGAGATGCTCACCGTGAAGCGGTACGCCGACCGGATGGCCGGCTCGCCGCTGATCTTCGCGGTGTTCAACAACCAGGACCTCAACCAGGTCACCTGGGAGCAGCGCGCGATGGGCGGCGACCCCAAGTACGAGGGCTCGCAGCGCATCCCGGACTTCCCGTACTCGAAGTACGCCGAGCTCTGCGGCCTCAAGGGGATCTACTGCGACGATCCCGGGAAGGTCACCGACGCCTGGCGGGAGGCCCTGGCGAGCGACCGTCCCGTCGTCCTGGAGTTCGTGGTGGACAACGAGATCGCCCCGATCCCGCCGCACATCATGAAGGACCAGGCCAGAAAGGCCGTCAAGGCGGGCCTCAGGGACCCGCAGAAGCTCGGCATCGCGGCCCGCGGCTTCCGCCAGAAGCTGACCGACATGTACGAGAACATGCCGGGCCGCAGGCACGACTGA
- a CDS encoding RtcB family protein has product MTADLIEEGPYRFRIEPTGAMRVPGVVFASRELLEPAENAIEQVVHVAMLPGVVEASYAMPDIHLGYGFPIGGVAATDPREGGVVSPGGVGFDISCGVRLLAADIDASGLAPVLRDLMDGLDPVIPRGMGKGAVWHLPGRRELTGILTGGARYAVERGHGDERDLRRCEDAGAVAGADPGRVSERAVERGARQVGSLGSGNHFLEVQRVAEVYDADVAGAFGLRPGQVCVMIHCGSRGLGHQICTDHVRAMEAAMPRHGIEVPDRQLACAPVESAEGRAYLGAMAAAANYGRANRQLLAQAARRVFRRVAGARLDLVYDVSHNLAKLEEHGVDGERRRLCVHRKGATRALPPGHPDLPPDLREAGQPVLIPGTMGTSSYVLTGVPGGPAFASTCHGAGRVRSRHQAARGVSGKELRAELEERGIAVRPSSWRGLAEEAPDAYKDVSAVVEAGEGAGLCRKVARLVPLGVVKG; this is encoded by the coding sequence GTGACCGCCGACCTGATCGAGGAGGGGCCCTACCGGTTCCGGATCGAGCCGACCGGCGCCATGCGCGTGCCCGGCGTGGTGTTCGCGTCGCGGGAGCTGCTGGAGCCCGCCGAGAACGCGATCGAGCAGGTCGTCCACGTCGCCATGCTCCCGGGCGTGGTCGAGGCCTCCTATGCCATGCCCGACATCCACCTCGGATACGGCTTCCCGATCGGCGGCGTGGCGGCGACCGATCCGCGCGAGGGCGGCGTGGTCTCGCCCGGCGGCGTCGGGTTCGACATCTCGTGCGGCGTCCGGCTGCTGGCGGCGGACATCGACGCCTCCGGCCTCGCCCCCGTCCTGCGCGACCTGATGGACGGCCTCGACCCCGTCATCCCCCGCGGCATGGGCAAGGGCGCGGTCTGGCACCTGCCGGGACGGCGGGAGCTGACCGGCATCCTCACCGGGGGAGCGCGGTACGCGGTCGAGCGGGGCCACGGGGACGAGCGCGACCTGCGCCGGTGCGAGGACGCGGGAGCGGTCGCGGGCGCCGACCCCGGCCGGGTGAGCGAGCGCGCGGTGGAGCGCGGCGCCCGCCAGGTCGGCAGCCTCGGCTCGGGCAACCACTTCCTGGAGGTGCAGCGGGTCGCCGAGGTCTACGACGCGGACGTGGCCGGGGCGTTCGGGCTGCGGCCGGGGCAGGTCTGCGTCATGATCCACTGCGGGTCGCGCGGGCTCGGCCACCAGATCTGCACCGACCACGTCCGGGCGATGGAGGCGGCGATGCCGCGGCACGGCATCGAGGTCCCCGACCGCCAGCTCGCCTGCGCCCCCGTCGAGTCCGCCGAGGGCCGCGCCTACCTGGGCGCGATGGCGGCGGCGGCCAACTACGGCCGCGCCAACCGGCAGCTGCTCGCCCAGGCGGCGCGCCGGGTGTTCCGGCGGGTCGCGGGCGCCCGGCTCGACCTGGTCTACGACGTCTCGCACAACCTGGCCAAGCTCGAGGAGCACGGGGTGGACGGCGAGCGGCGGCGGCTGTGCGTGCACCGCAAGGGCGCCACCCGCGCCCTGCCGCCCGGCCATCCCGATCTGCCACCGGACCTGCGGGAGGCCGGCCAGCCGGTGCTGATCCCCGGGACGATGGGGACCTCGTCCTACGTCCTGACGGGCGTGCCGGGCGGGCCCGCGTTCGCGTCCACGTGCCACGGCGCCGGACGGGTGCGCAGCCGCCACCAGGCCGCGCGCGGCGTCAGCGGCAAGGAGTTGCGGGCGGAGCTGGAGGAGCGGGGCATCGCCGTGCGGCCGTCGTCATGGCGCGGGCTGGCCGAGGAGGCGCCGGACGCCTACAAGGACGTGTCCGCCGTGGTCGAGGCCGGGGAGGGCGCCGGGCTCTGCCGGAAGGTCGCCCGGCTCGTCCCGCTGGGCGTCGTGAAGGGCTGA
- a CDS encoding S1C family serine protease has product MDRSARARGCAAALAGAVVLAGCSGKSENAGRAGNAGPASVRTSAPVSGAGSDLQQQYVKVVDAVLPSVVKIQTDQGEGSGVVFDAQGDIVTNAHVVAGAKKIQVTSSGGGSPANASMVGAFAADDLAVIKVGGVSLKPASWGESGKAQVGQIVLAMGNPLGLSGSVTNGIVSALHRTVSTKGEGAFQGSTIADAIQTSADINPGNSGGALVTLDGQVIGIPTAAASDPQIGAAAPGIGFATPSDTVKRIVPQLIESGKVSNSGRAALGVVVRTIVDPQTGRRSAVAVVEVEKGGGAAKAGIRPGDLILSVNGVATPDQTALTTVLADLRPGQTVKVELQRPDGSKKQVQVTLGQLPGG; this is encoded by the coding sequence GTGGACAGGAGCGCGAGGGCGAGGGGTTGCGCGGCGGCGCTGGCCGGGGCGGTGGTGCTCGCCGGGTGCAGCGGGAAGTCCGAGAACGCCGGGAGGGCCGGGAACGCGGGGCCGGCGTCGGTGCGGACGTCGGCCCCGGTGTCCGGGGCCGGGTCGGACCTGCAGCAGCAGTACGTGAAGGTCGTGGACGCCGTCCTGCCGTCGGTGGTGAAGATCCAGACCGATCAGGGGGAGGGGTCGGGCGTCGTGTTCGACGCCCAGGGCGACATCGTCACCAACGCGCACGTGGTCGCCGGGGCGAAGAAGATCCAGGTCACCTCGTCCGGCGGCGGTTCCCCGGCGAACGCCTCGATGGTCGGCGCGTTCGCCGCCGACGACCTGGCCGTCATCAAGGTCGGCGGCGTGTCGCTGAAACCGGCGTCGTGGGGCGAGTCCGGCAAGGCGCAGGTCGGGCAGATCGTGCTGGCGATGGGCAATCCGCTCGGCCTCTCCGGAAGCGTGACGAACGGGATCGTCTCCGCGCTGCACCGCACGGTGTCGACCAAGGGGGAGGGGGCCTTCCAGGGGTCGACGATCGCCGACGCCATCCAGACGAGCGCGGACATCAACCCGGGCAACAGCGGCGGCGCCCTGGTCACGCTGGACGGGCAGGTGATCGGCATCCCCACCGCGGCGGCCTCCGACCCGCAGATCGGCGCCGCGGCGCCCGGCATCGGGTTCGCGACGCCGAGCGACACGGTCAAGCGGATCGTTCCGCAGCTCATCGAGTCGGGGAAGGTGTCGAACTCGGGCCGGGCCGCGCTCGGCGTGGTGGTGCGCACGATCGTCGACCCGCAGACCGGCCGGCGTTCGGCGGTCGCCGTCGTGGAGGTGGAGAAGGGCGGCGGCGCCGCCAAGGCGGGCATCCGGCCGGGCGACCTGATCCTCTCGGTGAACGGCGTCGCGACGCCCGACCAGACGGCGCTGACGACCGTCCTCGCGGACCTCAGGCCCGGCCAGACGGTGAAGGTCGAGCTCCAGCGTCCGGACGGCTCGAAGAAGCAGGTCCAGGTGACGCTCGGCCAGCTTCCCGGGGGCTGA
- a CDS encoding DUF6962 family protein codes for MLAEPAPALSDLALGLVVVALAVRLGRTPAPHRHWRTAFWWAGAAALAGSVHHGLVKHSQEWSGPSWALISAMVVVAVSYLLAATVAEVLGPRHGRTFWLLRSVGIGAYIVLAVTGHAGVGALLACESLTMVCILALWGRAARHRHPMAVPVIVALVASAAAAATKAIDPSVTRGVALDPTSVYHLAQIVGMVLLYLAVSNPRRPDRERRALPG; via the coding sequence ATGCTCGCCGAACCCGCGCCCGCGCTGAGCGACCTCGCGCTCGGGCTGGTCGTGGTGGCGCTCGCGGTCCGGCTGGGACGGACGCCGGCGCCGCATCGGCACTGGCGCACGGCCTTCTGGTGGGCCGGGGCCGCGGCGCTCGCCGGCTCCGTCCACCACGGCCTGGTCAAGCACTCGCAGGAATGGTCGGGGCCGAGCTGGGCCCTGATCAGCGCCATGGTCGTCGTCGCGGTGTCCTACCTGCTGGCGGCCACCGTCGCCGAGGTGCTCGGCCCGCGCCACGGCCGGACGTTCTGGCTGCTGCGCTCCGTGGGGATCGGCGCCTACATCGTCCTCGCCGTGACCGGGCACGCCGGGGTCGGCGCCCTGCTCGCCTGCGAGAGCCTGACGATGGTGTGCATCCTCGCGCTCTGGGGCCGGGCGGCCCGGCACCGCCACCCGATGGCCGTCCCGGTGATCGTCGCGCTGGTCGCCAGCGCCGCGGCGGCCGCGACCAAGGCGATCGACCCGAGCGTCACCCGCGGCGTCGCGCTGGACCCGACCTCGGTCTACCACCTCGCCCAGATCGTCGGCATGGTGCTGCTCTACCTGGCGGTCAGCAACCCGCGCCGCCCGGACCGCGAGCGGCGCGCCCTTCCCGGATAG
- a CDS encoding archease, with protein sequence MSRGGGHGERGHRGVPHTADLRIEAWGPTREGCVAEAVAGLVESFADVSGVRPSGGIRVDVPPGPDADLLVAVLDEVIYRLDVDGVLVLDAEIAAAPDGGLTARLATGDAAEAVATGAVPKAVSLHELRFGRDGRGWSCAVTIDV encoded by the coding sequence ATGTCGCGCGGAGGCGGGCACGGCGAGAGGGGCCACCGGGGCGTCCCCCACACCGCCGACCTGCGGATCGAGGCGTGGGGGCCGACGCGGGAGGGCTGCGTCGCCGAGGCGGTGGCCGGGCTCGTGGAGTCGTTCGCCGACGTCTCCGGCGTCCGCCCGTCCGGCGGGATCCGGGTGGACGTGCCGCCGGGGCCGGACGCGGACCTGCTCGTCGCCGTCCTGGACGAGGTGATCTACCGCCTGGACGTCGACGGCGTCCTGGTCCTGGACGCCGAGATCGCGGCGGCGCCGGACGGCGGGCTCACCGCCCGGCTCGCGACCGGGGACGCGGCGGAGGCGGTGGCGACGGGCGCCGTGCCCAAGGCGGTGTCGCTGCACGAACTGCGGTTCGGCCGGGACGGCCGCGGCTGGTCCTGCGCCGTGACGATCGACGTGTGA
- a CDS encoding LOG family protein has protein sequence MNSRKPLAVCVFCSSSGKIDRRYVDLAAEAGAELARRGHSLVSGGAQVSCMGAVARAARAGGARTVGVIPEGLVSVEISDEDNDELVVTADMRARKGEMDRRSDAFLVLPGGIGTLEELFEVWTARVLTMHDKPIVILDPTGVYEPLRELMKGLTEQGFARPKIWDAVGWTDSVPEAFDLLERSQPRIEFSPEDYAEAEL, from the coding sequence GTGAACTCCCGGAAACCCCTCGCCGTCTGCGTGTTCTGCTCGTCCAGCGGCAAGATCGACCGCCGTTACGTCGACCTCGCCGCCGAGGCCGGCGCCGAGCTGGCCCGGCGCGGCCACAGCCTCGTCAGCGGCGGCGCCCAGGTCTCGTGCATGGGCGCCGTCGCCCGCGCCGCGCGGGCCGGCGGCGCCCGCACGGTCGGCGTGATCCCCGAGGGGCTGGTCAGCGTCGAGATCTCCGACGAGGACAACGACGAGCTGGTCGTCACCGCCGACATGCGCGCCCGCAAGGGCGAGATGGACCGGCGCAGCGACGCGTTCCTCGTCCTGCCCGGCGGCATCGGCACGCTGGAGGAGCTGTTCGAGGTGTGGACGGCCCGCGTGCTGACCATGCACGACAAGCCCATCGTCATCCTCGACCCGACCGGCGTCTACGAGCCGCTGCGCGAGCTGATGAAGGGCCTCACCGAGCAGGGCTTCGCCCGCCCCAAGATCTGGGACGCCGTCGGCTGGACGGACTCGGTCCCCGAGGCGTTCGACCTCCTGGAGCGGTCCCAGCCCCGCATCGAGTTCTCCCCCGAGGACTACGCCGAAGCCGAACTCTGA
- a CDS encoding SDR family oxidoreductase, with the protein MRYKIDKGTVVVVTGASGGIGRAAAVAFARRGARVALLARGDEGLESAASDVEAAGGRALPISVDVADPRAVDEAAERAEKELGPIGVWVNVAFSSVFAPFWEIEPEEFRRTTEVTYLGYVNGTRAALRRMMPRDRGVIVQCGSALAYRGIPLQSAYCGSKHAVQGLHDSLRAELMHERSGVKLTMVQMPAVNTPQFDWVLNRMPRRPQPVPPIYQPEIAADALVYAAEHPRRREYWVGASTVGTLLADKFATGLLDRYLARTGFASQQTEQRTRPDQPANLWEPADDAPGHDHGSHGRFDEQAHARSPQVWAGRHKYLVGAATAGAAAGAAAGAARLLRR; encoded by the coding sequence ATGAGGTACAAGATCGACAAAGGCACGGTCGTCGTGGTGACGGGAGCCTCCGGCGGCATCGGACGCGCCGCCGCGGTCGCGTTCGCGCGCCGCGGGGCCCGGGTCGCCCTCCTGGCCCGCGGGGACGAGGGCCTGGAGTCGGCCGCCTCCGACGTCGAGGCCGCCGGCGGGCGCGCGCTGCCGATCAGCGTGGACGTCGCCGACCCCCGCGCGGTGGACGAGGCGGCGGAGCGGGCCGAGAAGGAGCTCGGGCCGATCGGCGTGTGGGTCAACGTGGCGTTCTCCTCGGTGTTCGCGCCGTTCTGGGAGATCGAGCCGGAGGAGTTCAGGCGCACCACCGAGGTCACCTACCTCGGCTACGTCAACGGCACCAGGGCCGCGCTGCGGCGGATGATGCCGCGCGACCGCGGCGTGATCGTCCAGTGCGGGTCGGCGCTGGCCTACCGGGGCATCCCCCTGCAGAGCGCGTACTGCGGCTCCAAGCACGCCGTCCAGGGGCTGCACGACTCGCTGCGGGCCGAGCTGATGCACGAGCGCAGCGGCGTGAAGCTGACGATGGTGCAGATGCCCGCGGTCAACACGCCCCAGTTCGACTGGGTGCTGAACCGGATGCCGCGCCGCCCGCAGCCCGTCCCGCCCATCTACCAGCCGGAGATCGCGGCGGACGCGCTCGTCTACGCCGCCGAGCATCCCCGGCGCCGGGAGTACTGGGTCGGCGCCAGCACGGTCGGCACGCTCCTCGCCGACAAGTTCGCCACGGGGCTGCTGGACCGCTACCTGGCCCGGACAGGCTTCGCGTCCCAGCAGACCGAGCAGCGCACGCGTCCGGACCAGCCCGCGAACCTGTGGGAGCCGGCGGACGACGCCCCGGGCCACGACCACGGCAGCCACGGGCGGTTCGACGAGCAGGCGCACGCGAGGAGCCCGCAGGTGTGGGCGGGGCGCCACAAGTACCTGGTGGGAGCGGCGACGGCCGGCGCCGCGGCGGGGGCCGCCGCGGGCGCCGCCAGGCTCCTGCGGCGATGA
- a CDS encoding ABC transporter permease, with the protein MSAAVHEARAARPSRATPMRSLTGTGGLIRLILRRDRFLLPSWVIVLALIPINFVAATDSLYPTAAERLAYGRTTGNNPTFLALYGPLYDTSLGAIIAQRSGFIPVVVALISVLTVVRHTRTEEEAGRRELLGATVTGRGAGLAAALAVTMAANLVLAALLTAGLVAQGLPFAGSLAFGLQLAAAGCVFAAVAGVTAQLSEGAGAARGTAIAALGAAFVVRMAADVGGAGNELSWLGWLSPLGWENRLRAYGGERWWTLLPVAALTALLVAAAGLLSARRDVGAGVLPPRLGSADAPRLLSGSLGLGWRLQSRALYGWLAGFAALGVVYGAVAGGVGDMVKDNPDLAKIFTRLGGQGGITDAYFASIMSMLGLIAAAYAVSATLRLRTEETAQRAEPLLATPVGRLRWASGHLVFALLGPVAGLGVAGLAAGLAHGLDTGDPGREVPRVLLAALAQLPAVWLVAAIALALFGLAPRLTGGAWAAVGVFAVVTLFGAGLDLNQWVLDVSPFTHVPKLPGHAFTAVPLLWLLAVAAVLSALGLLGLRRRDLATA; encoded by the coding sequence ATGAGCGCGGCGGTCCACGAGGCGCGGGCGGCCCGGCCGTCCCGCGCGACGCCGATGCGGTCGCTCACCGGGACCGGCGGGCTGATCCGGCTGATCCTGCGCCGCGACCGGTTCCTGCTGCCGTCCTGGGTCATCGTGCTGGCGCTGATCCCGATCAACTTCGTGGCGGCCACCGACAGCCTCTACCCGACGGCCGCCGAACGCCTCGCCTACGGGCGGACGACGGGGAACAACCCGACGTTCCTCGCCCTCTACGGGCCGCTGTACGACACGAGCCTCGGCGCGATCATCGCCCAGCGGTCCGGGTTCATCCCGGTGGTCGTCGCGCTGATCAGCGTGCTCACCGTCGTCCGGCACACCCGCACCGAGGAGGAGGCGGGCCGCCGCGAGCTGCTCGGCGCCACCGTCACCGGGCGCGGCGCGGGCCTGGCCGCCGCGCTCGCCGTGACGATGGCGGCGAACCTCGTCCTCGCCGCCCTGCTCACCGCGGGTCTGGTCGCGCAGGGCCTGCCGTTCGCGGGCTCGCTGGCGTTCGGCCTGCAACTGGCCGCCGCCGGGTGCGTCTTCGCCGCCGTCGCGGGCGTCACCGCCCAGCTCAGCGAGGGCGCGGGCGCGGCCAGGGGCACGGCGATCGCCGCGCTCGGCGCCGCGTTCGTGGTCCGGATGGCCGCCGACGTCGGCGGCGCGGGCAACGAGCTGTCGTGGCTGGGCTGGCTGTCCCCGCTCGGCTGGGAGAACCGCCTGCGCGCCTACGGCGGGGAACGCTGGTGGACGCTCCTGCCGGTCGCCGCGCTCACCGCCCTCCTCGTCGCCGCCGCGGGCCTGCTGTCGGCGCGCCGGGACGTGGGAGCGGGCGTGCTGCCGCCCAGGCTCGGCTCCGCGGACGCCCCGCGCCTGCTCTCGGGGTCCCTCGGCCTCGGCTGGCGGCTGCAGAGCCGCGCCCTCTACGGCTGGCTCGCCGGGTTCGCCGCGCTCGGCGTCGTGTACGGCGCGGTGGCGGGCGGCGTCGGCGACATGGTCAAGGACAACCCCGACCTGGCGAAGATCTTCACCCGGCTCGGCGGGCAGGGCGGGATCACCGACGCCTACTTCGCCTCGATCATGAGCATGCTCGGCCTGATCGCCGCCGCCTACGCCGTCTCGGCCACGCTGCGGCTGCGCACAGAGGAGACCGCGCAGCGCGCCGAGCCGCTGCTCGCCACCCCCGTCGGACGGCTGCGGTGGGCGTCGGGCCACCTGGTCTTCGCGCTGCTCGGCCCGGTCGCCGGGCTCGGCGTCGCGGGCCTGGCCGCCGGTCTCGCGCACGGCCTGGACACCGGCGACCCCGGCCGCGAGGTGCCGCGCGTCCTGCTCGCCGCGCTCGCGCAGCTGCCCGCCGTGTGGCTGGTCGCGGCGATCGCGCTCGCGCTGTTCGGCCTCGCGCCGAGGCTCACCGGCGGCGCCTGGGCCGCGGTCGGGGTCTTCGCGGTCGTGACGCTCTTCGGAGCCGGGCTCGACCTGAACCAGTGGGTCCTGGACGTCTCGCCGTTCACCCACGTCCCGAAGCTGCCGGGGCACGCGTTCACGGCCGTGCCGCTGCTCTGGCTGCTCGCGGTCGCGGCCGTCCTGTCCGCCCTCGGCCTGCTCGGTCTGCGCCGCAGGGACCTGGCCACCGCCTAG